The following are encoded together in the Malaya genurostris strain Urasoe2022 chromosome 3, Malgen_1.1, whole genome shotgun sequence genome:
- the LOC131438331 gene encoding kinase D-interacting substrate of 220 kDa isoform X4 encodes MDNKRNYDHVKALVSSIHGSFPSTVLPGDGYDGIAPQLSFPMVPTNERPTPATELSSECDNNSSNGVPLRLRIPSLLVTNSLSPCHLTSNPPATSESDHSLRRFSFGLIRRHSNTALNRCDSMGSLSHRALLQYLEADDLVGLKTFLGTRQLQVDDRDENGTTVLMIASGRGATSFAKELIARGAEVQAQDLDSWSALQFAAKAGHVDIVELLLDNGAEIEHRDMGGWTALMWGSYKGHTAVVSLLLQRGADVQVHGNYHLNPLLWASGRGHTEIVKLLINSGGAKPNVGDKYGTTPLVWACRKGNAEIVDVLLKAGANVDTAGMYSWTPLLVAVSGGYQECVSLLLERKPNVNALDKDGMTALSIACREGLTEVASALISAGAYVNVQDRAGDTPLINAVKGGYRSVVEILLKRHVDVDIQGKDRKTALYTAVEKGHTTLVKLILHSNPDLELSTKDGDTPLLRAVRNRYLEMVQMLLERKAKVGACDKRGDTALHVAMRARSKAIVEALLSNPKYSQLLYRSNKAGETPYGIDAMHQKTILGQVFGARRLNANEDSEGMLGYGLYSSALADVLSEPTLTMPITVGLYAKWGSGKSFLLAKLREEMRSFAQQWSEPPIRAPFLFFLICLHVTIVIGTIVGLATWCYTWGIVTGVSLLFLVYFINYLLKFLDRRYDLEWIYSLNYGLSRKLGRLRLILQVAFCHPPGPQNDSQPMPVRFHFAEASGAAPNGDVAIALMLASLFDAIEAHYGSLATGIYRAFRPKPLKSTGGWRWRRMCCVPVVLLFELGVLGMITTASLSIVYSEYAADGRDEIAVAIYILIGFLLAGTIANLHAWSKLVGALFMSQGKHLKRAFNCNEAASLTALGAEVSLMTDMVRCLDAFTNQQSRLVGVVDALDSCDTERTLTILNAVQTLLSGPQRPFVLLLAVDPHVVAKAAEANSKRLFTEGGIGGHDFLRNLVHLPVYLQNSGLRKVQRAQSTALATYRRIIPDSSRDDDTHLGHSASARRLSNASEIMSSQEKLRGMSGPSRTGSKKMRVSESIASSIGSNLHKLGQNHPVDLSKIILTDDYFSDVNPRSMRRLMNVIYITVRLLKAFQIDFSWYRLSSWINLTEQWPLRASMIVLEHDQASDSFDDSTSLQSVYDKVRPKIACLREAANLLDLDRDERKLDAFLQLHKSDLLVSDLRIFLPFTINLDPYLRKVLKEDQQALEDEGILMPAKNSIPSMKLHNGFASTRHLHQNIMHPAAQHANALPNWGGFYNTPPTMAMMNYYNHNLASLLQPPDTGSLKKPNSTSILIEHANDNHSNGLSSLTGSFKNTTKNPSTVGSPPIDFDVSNLQLAKLSVEDLIDLIGKINDLRPALEKLSPILRENAISGRVLSLCSLDELKSVLGLSFGHWEIFKMVITSLRENKASRKTSKTTTFANGSADTMEMADNIANSSQPSTSSSVFQPIRQKPQNVMEKQVTLEEQMICGALQTLNEDAFEDVVGSERPSPSVSVRSSPVPSPKLTTSILKPTGSIRKSDKRVTVFDRETTLAPSYMEILNENLNRKLQFKRQFSISETDTSIQ; translated from the exons GCATTGAATCGATGCGATTCAATGGGATCCCTGAGCCATCGTGCATTATTGCAGTACTTAGAAGCGGATGATCTTGTTGGACTTAAAACGTTCCTTGGCACTCGACAGTTGCAAGTTGATGACCGCGATGAA AATGGAACTACCGTGTTGATGATAGCCAGTGGCCGGGGTGCTACAAGTTTCGCGAAGGAGCTAATCGCACGTGGTGCTGAAGTGCAGGCACAGGACTTGGATAGTTGGTCAGCATTGCAGTTCGCAGCAAAGGCAGGACACGTGGATATAGTGGAGCTTTTGTTAGATAATGGGGCAGAAATTGAACATCGCGACATGGGTGGCTGGACCGCTCTTATGTGGGGATCCTACAAGGGACACACAGCCGTGGTATCATTGTTATTGCAGAGAGGAGCTGATGTTCAAGTTCATGGCAACTATCATTTGAATCCTTTACTCTGGGCTTCCGGACGTGGTCACACCGAGATCGTTAAACTGTTGATAAATAGTGGAGGAGCAAAACCGAATGTAGGCGACAAGTATGGAACGACTCCTCTGGTTTGGGCTTGTCGAAAAGGAAATGCGGAAATTGTAGATGTTTTGTTGAAGGCAGGAGCCAATGTTGATACAGCAGGCATGTACTCGTGGACACCACTCTTGGTTGCCGTAAGTGGGGGTTACCAGGAGTGTGTTTCGCTTCTGTTGGAACGCAAGCCAAATGTGAACGCCTTGGACAAGGATGGTATGACTGCACTGTCCATAGCCTGTCGCGAGGGACTCACGGAAGTTGCATCCGCTTTGATATCTGCTGGAGCTTATGTGAATGTACAGGATCGCGCAGGCGATACGCCGCTCATTAATGCTGTTAAAGGAGGTTACCGCAGTGTAGTAGAAATTCTGTTAAAACGTCACGTTGACGTAGATATACAGGGAAAAGATAGAAAAACTGCCTTATACACCGCTGTCGAGAAGGGCCACACAACACTCGTAAAACTTATCTTACACTCCAACCCGGACTTGGAGCTATCAACTAAAGATGGAGACACACCGCTTCTACGAGCGGTACGGAACAGATATTTAGAAATGGTACAAATGTTACTGGAAAGAAAGGCTAAAGTCGGTGCTTGCGATAAACGAGGCGATACTGCGTTACACGTAGCAATGAGAGCGCGTTCTAAAGCTATTGTCGAAGCTCTGTTGAGCAATCCTAAGTACAGTCAATTACTGTATCGTTCGAATAAAGCAGGTGAGACGCCGTACGGTATTGATGCAATGCATCAGAAAACGATTCTTGGGCAGGTGTTTGGCGCAAGACGATTGAACGCAAATGAAGATTCAGAGGGAATGCTAGGATACGGGTTATATTCGTCGGCTCTAGCGGATGTACTTAGTGAACCTACCCTCACAATGCCGATTACTGTAGGTTTATACGCGAAATGGGGCAGTGGTAAAAGTTTTTTGTTGGCAAAATTGCGAGAGGAAATGAGAAGCTTTGCTCAACAATGGTCCGAACCACCCATAAGAGCACCATTTTTATTCTTTCTGATTTGTCTGCATGTGACAATTGTTATTGGTACCATTGTCGGTCTGGCTACCTGGTGCTACACTTGGGGTATTGTGACTGGAGTTTCACTATTATTTCTAGTGTATTTTATCAACTATCTCCTGAAGTTCCTGGATAGACGGTATGATCTAGAATGGATATATTCGTTGAATTATGGACTTTCGCGGAAGCTTGGAAGACTACGTTTGATTCTACAAGTTGCATTCTGTCACCCGCCTGGTCCACAGAATGACTCCCAACCAATGCCGGTGCGATTTCATTTTGCTGAAGCCAGTGGCGCTGCACCGAATGGAGATGTAGCAATAGCACTGATGTTAGCTTCCCTGTTCGATGCTATCGAGGCTCATTATGGATCTTTGGCGACGGGAATTTATCGTGCTTTTCGACCAAAACCGT TAAAATCGACTGGTGGCTGGAGGTGGCGCCGCATGTGCTGTGTTCCTGTAGTGTTATTATTCGAACTGGGCGTTTTGGGTATGATTACTACAGCATCGCTTTCAATAGTCTATTCGGAATACGCAGCAGACGGACG AGACGAAATAGCAGTAGCTATTTATATTCTGATCGGTTTTCTCCTGGCTGGAACGATCGCTAATTTGCATGCATGGTCTAAGCTGGTTGGAGCACTATTCATGTCACAAGGGAAACATCTAAAACGAGCATTCAATTGCAATGAGGCTGCTTCACTAACGGCATTAGGAGCGGAAGTCAGTCTCATGACTGACATGGTCCGATGCTTAGATGCGTTCACTAATCAACAGAGTCGACTGGTCGGAGTCGTTGACGCCCTAGATTCTTGCGATACTGAACGTACTCTAACTATTTTGAATGCAGTTCAAACTCTTCTATCAGGACCGCAACGCCCATTTGTTTTGTTATTGGCCGTTGATCCGCATGTGGTTGCAAAAGCTGCAGAAGCTAATAGTAAACGCTTGTTTACTGAAGGTGGAATTGGAGGGCATGATTTCCTGCGAAACTTGGTACATCTCCCAGTATATTTGCAAAATTCGGGGCTACGAAAAGTACAACGAGCTCAAAGTACTGCACTGGCAACCTATCGCAGGATAATACCGGATTCCAGCAGAGATGACGATACACACTTAGGACATTCTGCTTCAGCACGGAGACTGTCGAATGCATCGGAAATCATGTCCAGTCAAGAAAAACTTAGAGGAATGTCGGGTCCATCGAGAACAGGAAGTAAAAAGATGAGAGTTTCGGAATCAATTGCTAGTTCCATTGGATCAAACTTACACAAACTGGGCCAAAATCATCCTGTCGACTTGTCAAAGATCATTCTTACTGACGACTACTTCAGTGACGTGAATCCACGTAGCATGAGGCGATTgatgaatgttatttacattacGG TGCGATTGTTAAAAGCGTTTCAAATCGATTTTAGTTGGTATCGTTTAAGTTCCTGGATAAACCTGACAGAGCAATGGCCTCTACGTGCAAGTATGATCGTTTTAGAACATGATCAAGCATCTGATAGTTTCGATGATTCAACGTCACTGCAATCAGTTTATGATAA GGTCCGGCCAAAAATCGCCTGTCTCCGAGAGGCTGCTAACTTACTCGATCTTGACCGCGACGAACGTAAATTAGATGCTTTCTTACAGCTTCATAAATCGGATCTCCTAGTATCGGATTTGCGTATATTCTTGCCATTTACAATCAACCTTGATCCGTACCTAAGAAAAGTTCTGAAAGAAGACCAGCAAGCACTGGAAGATGAAGGCATACTAATGCCTGCTAAAAACTCAATCCCATCAATGAAACTACACAATGGGTTCGCTTCCACGAGACATTTACATCAGAATATCATGCACCCCGCCGCCCAACATGCTAACGCCCTTCCCAATTGGGGAGGATTTTACAATACACCGCCGACTATGGCTATGATGAACTATTACAATCATAACCTAGCCAGCCTTCTGCAGCCTCCAGATACCGGTAGTCTTAAAAAACCAAATTCCACTAGCATACTAATCGAACATGCAAATGATAATCATTCCAATGGCCTATCATCCTTAACTGGAAGCTTCAAAAATACAACTAAGAATCCCTCTACGGTTGGTTCACCACCAATCGATTTTGACGTGTCTAATCTTCAACTTGCCAAACTATCCGTAGAGGATCTAATAGACTTAATCGGTAAAATTAATGATCTTAGGCCGGCTCTGGAAAAGCTGTCTCCTATATTGCGCGAAAACGCTATTTCGGGGCGAGTGTTGTCTTTATGCAGTTTAGACGAACTCAAATCAGTGCTTGGTCTGAGCTTTGGACATtgggaaatttttaaaatggttATTACTTCTCTAAGAGAAAATAAAGCCTCGAGGAAAACGTCGAAGACGACAACCTTTGCAAATGGTTCGGCTGATACCATGGAAATGGCGGACAACATTGCCAATTCAAGCCAGCCGTCTACATCCTCTTCTGTATTCCAGCCTATCAGACAAAAGCCTCAGAACGTTATGGAAAAACAG GTCACACTTGAAGAACAAATGATTTGCGGTGCTCTACAAACCCTCAACGAGGATGCATTCGAAGACGTCGTCGGGAGCGAACGACCTAGTCCCAGTG TGTCTGTCAGAAGTTCTCCAGTTCCGTCACCGAAGCTAACAACATCCATTCTAAAACCAACGGGCAGCATTAGGAAGAGCGACAAAAGAGTAACCGTATTTGATAGAGAAACAACGCTGGCACCAAGTTACATGGAAATTCTAAATGAAAATCTAAACCGGAAATTGCAGT
- the LOC131438331 gene encoding kinase D-interacting substrate of 220 kDa isoform X9: MGSLSHRALLQYLEADDLVGLKTFLGTRQLQVDDRDENGTTVLMIASGRGATSFAKELIARGAEVQAQDLDSWSALQFAAKAGHVDIVELLLDNGAEIEHRDMGGWTALMWGSYKGHTAVVSLLLQRGADVQVHGNYHLNPLLWASGRGHTEIVKLLINSGGAKPNVGDKYGTTPLVWACRKGNAEIVDVLLKAGANVDTAGMYSWTPLLVAVSGGYQECVSLLLERKPNVNALDKDGMTALSIACREGLTEVASALISAGAYVNVQDRAGDTPLINAVKGGYRSVVEILLKRHVDVDIQGKDRKTALYTAVEKGHTTLVKLILHSNPDLELSTKDGDTPLLRAVRNRYLEMVQMLLERKAKVGACDKRGDTALHVAMRARSKAIVEALLSNPKYSQLLYRSNKAGETPYGIDAMHQKTILGQVFGARRLNANEDSEGMLGYGLYSSALADVLSEPTLTMPITVGLYAKWGSGKSFLLAKLREEMRSFAQQWSEPPIRAPFLFFLICLHVTIVIGTIVGLATWCYTWGIVTGVSLLFLVYFINYLLKFLDRRYDLEWIYSLNYGLSRKLGRLRLILQVAFCHPPGPQNDSQPMPVRFHFAEASGAAPNGDVAIALMLASLFDAIEAHYGSLATGIYRAFRPKPLKSTGGWRWRRMCCVPVVLLFELGVLGMITTASLSIVYSEYAADGRDEIAVAIYILIGFLLAGTIANLHAWSKLVGALFMSQGKHLKRAFNCNEAASLTALGAEVSLMTDMVRCLDAFTNQQSRLVGVVDALDSCDTERTLTILNAVQTLLSGPQRPFVLLLAVDPHVVAKAAEANSKRLFTEGGIGGHDFLRNLVHLPVYLQNSGLRKVQRAQSTALATYRRIIPDSSRDDDTHLGHSASARRLSNASEIMSSQEKLRGMSGPSRTGSKKMRVSESIASSIGSNLHKLGQNHPVDLSKIILTDDYFSDVNPRSMRRLMNVIYITVRLLKAFQIDFSWYRLSSWINLTEQWPLRASMIVLEHDQASDSFDDSTSLQSVYDKVRPKIACLREAANLLDLDRDERKLDAFLQLHKSDLLVSDLRIFLPFTINLDPYLRKVLKEDQQALEDEGILMPAKNSIPSMKLHNGFASTRHLHQNIMHPAAQHANALPNWGGFYNTPPTMAMMNYYNHNLASLLQPPDTGSLKKPNSTSILIEHANDNHSNGLSSLTGSFKNTTKNPSTVGSPPIDFDVSNLQLAKLSVEDLIDLIGKINDLRPALEKLSPILRENAISGRVLSLCSLDELKSVLGLSFGHWEIFKMVITSLRENKASRKTSKTTTFANGSADTMEMADNIANSSQPSTSSSVFQPIRQKPQNVMEKQLTKIHDYEYLQVTLEEQMICGALQTLNEDAFEDVVGSERPSPSGEMFSQYLAPIRESSEIGSPPRLSYNFTNPNLLDHASNATGEDSFQHRSQLRSHSLHDESLSSVVIMPHYPSHVDDTKL; encoded by the exons ATGGGATCCCTGAGCCATCGTGCATTATTGCAGTACTTAGAAGCGGATGATCTTGTTGGACTTAAAACGTTCCTTGGCACTCGACAGTTGCAAGTTGATGACCGCGATGAA AATGGAACTACCGTGTTGATGATAGCCAGTGGCCGGGGTGCTACAAGTTTCGCGAAGGAGCTAATCGCACGTGGTGCTGAAGTGCAGGCACAGGACTTGGATAGTTGGTCAGCATTGCAGTTCGCAGCAAAGGCAGGACACGTGGATATAGTGGAGCTTTTGTTAGATAATGGGGCAGAAATTGAACATCGCGACATGGGTGGCTGGACCGCTCTTATGTGGGGATCCTACAAGGGACACACAGCCGTGGTATCATTGTTATTGCAGAGAGGAGCTGATGTTCAAGTTCATGGCAACTATCATTTGAATCCTTTACTCTGGGCTTCCGGACGTGGTCACACCGAGATCGTTAAACTGTTGATAAATAGTGGAGGAGCAAAACCGAATGTAGGCGACAAGTATGGAACGACTCCTCTGGTTTGGGCTTGTCGAAAAGGAAATGCGGAAATTGTAGATGTTTTGTTGAAGGCAGGAGCCAATGTTGATACAGCAGGCATGTACTCGTGGACACCACTCTTGGTTGCCGTAAGTGGGGGTTACCAGGAGTGTGTTTCGCTTCTGTTGGAACGCAAGCCAAATGTGAACGCCTTGGACAAGGATGGTATGACTGCACTGTCCATAGCCTGTCGCGAGGGACTCACGGAAGTTGCATCCGCTTTGATATCTGCTGGAGCTTATGTGAATGTACAGGATCGCGCAGGCGATACGCCGCTCATTAATGCTGTTAAAGGAGGTTACCGCAGTGTAGTAGAAATTCTGTTAAAACGTCACGTTGACGTAGATATACAGGGAAAAGATAGAAAAACTGCCTTATACACCGCTGTCGAGAAGGGCCACACAACACTCGTAAAACTTATCTTACACTCCAACCCGGACTTGGAGCTATCAACTAAAGATGGAGACACACCGCTTCTACGAGCGGTACGGAACAGATATTTAGAAATGGTACAAATGTTACTGGAAAGAAAGGCTAAAGTCGGTGCTTGCGATAAACGAGGCGATACTGCGTTACACGTAGCAATGAGAGCGCGTTCTAAAGCTATTGTCGAAGCTCTGTTGAGCAATCCTAAGTACAGTCAATTACTGTATCGTTCGAATAAAGCAGGTGAGACGCCGTACGGTATTGATGCAATGCATCAGAAAACGATTCTTGGGCAGGTGTTTGGCGCAAGACGATTGAACGCAAATGAAGATTCAGAGGGAATGCTAGGATACGGGTTATATTCGTCGGCTCTAGCGGATGTACTTAGTGAACCTACCCTCACAATGCCGATTACTGTAGGTTTATACGCGAAATGGGGCAGTGGTAAAAGTTTTTTGTTGGCAAAATTGCGAGAGGAAATGAGAAGCTTTGCTCAACAATGGTCCGAACCACCCATAAGAGCACCATTTTTATTCTTTCTGATTTGTCTGCATGTGACAATTGTTATTGGTACCATTGTCGGTCTGGCTACCTGGTGCTACACTTGGGGTATTGTGACTGGAGTTTCACTATTATTTCTAGTGTATTTTATCAACTATCTCCTGAAGTTCCTGGATAGACGGTATGATCTAGAATGGATATATTCGTTGAATTATGGACTTTCGCGGAAGCTTGGAAGACTACGTTTGATTCTACAAGTTGCATTCTGTCACCCGCCTGGTCCACAGAATGACTCCCAACCAATGCCGGTGCGATTTCATTTTGCTGAAGCCAGTGGCGCTGCACCGAATGGAGATGTAGCAATAGCACTGATGTTAGCTTCCCTGTTCGATGCTATCGAGGCTCATTATGGATCTTTGGCGACGGGAATTTATCGTGCTTTTCGACCAAAACCGT TAAAATCGACTGGTGGCTGGAGGTGGCGCCGCATGTGCTGTGTTCCTGTAGTGTTATTATTCGAACTGGGCGTTTTGGGTATGATTACTACAGCATCGCTTTCAATAGTCTATTCGGAATACGCAGCAGACGGACG AGACGAAATAGCAGTAGCTATTTATATTCTGATCGGTTTTCTCCTGGCTGGAACGATCGCTAATTTGCATGCATGGTCTAAGCTGGTTGGAGCACTATTCATGTCACAAGGGAAACATCTAAAACGAGCATTCAATTGCAATGAGGCTGCTTCACTAACGGCATTAGGAGCGGAAGTCAGTCTCATGACTGACATGGTCCGATGCTTAGATGCGTTCACTAATCAACAGAGTCGACTGGTCGGAGTCGTTGACGCCCTAGATTCTTGCGATACTGAACGTACTCTAACTATTTTGAATGCAGTTCAAACTCTTCTATCAGGACCGCAACGCCCATTTGTTTTGTTATTGGCCGTTGATCCGCATGTGGTTGCAAAAGCTGCAGAAGCTAATAGTAAACGCTTGTTTACTGAAGGTGGAATTGGAGGGCATGATTTCCTGCGAAACTTGGTACATCTCCCAGTATATTTGCAAAATTCGGGGCTACGAAAAGTACAACGAGCTCAAAGTACTGCACTGGCAACCTATCGCAGGATAATACCGGATTCCAGCAGAGATGACGATACACACTTAGGACATTCTGCTTCAGCACGGAGACTGTCGAATGCATCGGAAATCATGTCCAGTCAAGAAAAACTTAGAGGAATGTCGGGTCCATCGAGAACAGGAAGTAAAAAGATGAGAGTTTCGGAATCAATTGCTAGTTCCATTGGATCAAACTTACACAAACTGGGCCAAAATCATCCTGTCGACTTGTCAAAGATCATTCTTACTGACGACTACTTCAGTGACGTGAATCCACGTAGCATGAGGCGATTgatgaatgttatttacattacGG TGCGATTGTTAAAAGCGTTTCAAATCGATTTTAGTTGGTATCGTTTAAGTTCCTGGATAAACCTGACAGAGCAATGGCCTCTACGTGCAAGTATGATCGTTTTAGAACATGATCAAGCATCTGATAGTTTCGATGATTCAACGTCACTGCAATCAGTTTATGATAA GGTCCGGCCAAAAATCGCCTGTCTCCGAGAGGCTGCTAACTTACTCGATCTTGACCGCGACGAACGTAAATTAGATGCTTTCTTACAGCTTCATAAATCGGATCTCCTAGTATCGGATTTGCGTATATTCTTGCCATTTACAATCAACCTTGATCCGTACCTAAGAAAAGTTCTGAAAGAAGACCAGCAAGCACTGGAAGATGAAGGCATACTAATGCCTGCTAAAAACTCAATCCCATCAATGAAACTACACAATGGGTTCGCTTCCACGAGACATTTACATCAGAATATCATGCACCCCGCCGCCCAACATGCTAACGCCCTTCCCAATTGGGGAGGATTTTACAATACACCGCCGACTATGGCTATGATGAACTATTACAATCATAACCTAGCCAGCCTTCTGCAGCCTCCAGATACCGGTAGTCTTAAAAAACCAAATTCCACTAGCATACTAATCGAACATGCAAATGATAATCATTCCAATGGCCTATCATCCTTAACTGGAAGCTTCAAAAATACAACTAAGAATCCCTCTACGGTTGGTTCACCACCAATCGATTTTGACGTGTCTAATCTTCAACTTGCCAAACTATCCGTAGAGGATCTAATAGACTTAATCGGTAAAATTAATGATCTTAGGCCGGCTCTGGAAAAGCTGTCTCCTATATTGCGCGAAAACGCTATTTCGGGGCGAGTGTTGTCTTTATGCAGTTTAGACGAACTCAAATCAGTGCTTGGTCTGAGCTTTGGACATtgggaaatttttaaaatggttATTACTTCTCTAAGAGAAAATAAAGCCTCGAGGAAAACGTCGAAGACGACAACCTTTGCAAATGGTTCGGCTGATACCATGGAAATGGCGGACAACATTGCCAATTCAAGCCAGCCGTCTACATCCTCTTCTGTATTCCAGCCTATCAGACAAAAGCCTCAGAACGTTATGGAAAAACAG CTTACCAAGATTCACGATTATGAATATTTACAG GTCACACTTGAAGAACAAATGATTTGCGGTGCTCTACAAACCCTCAACGAGGATGCATTCGAAGACGTCGTCGGGAGCGAACGACCTAGTCCCAGTGGTGAGATGTTTTCTCAGTATCTAGCACCAATCCGAGAGAGCTCAGAGATTGGTTCACCGCCGAGGCTAAGCTATAACTTCACTAACCCCAATTTACTTGATCACGCATCCAACGCTACTGGCGAAGATTCATTCCAACATCGCTCCCAACTTAGGTCACATAGCCTGCACGACGAGTCTCTTTCCAGTGTTGTAATTATGCCACACTACCCATCCCACGTCGATGATACCAAACTGTAG